The following coding sequences lie in one Cloeon dipterum chromosome 1, ieCloDipt1.1, whole genome shotgun sequence genomic window:
- the LOC135934547 gene encoding uncharacterized protein LOC135934547, translating to MDEGSSIMVKSVFEATLYDVNTLIQNMQTKTEGAQGPCYENLAEEWCKMKFSKIFNRHNPEEIIEFTPLTFLAAKVNLLPPIEIKRRLYGLLVLYGLYSKQPCLKVCRIPVAHKEWNHLTSLFEYCASNNYKEHCFIFESLWSQHAFEFVFSPVDLSFLVSQREPLDDLRAVASEAILPESEAEALSKDACQLAKEVDLTKVADYQKQYNEIVSGISGLDGSDVANRLQGILDIIPKKPPKYIKFVNSNLQKIDQEQSTSREISIGERRRSLIGRSLTKIEPSYDEPAPSKARREVDPNYDFIQTLNGKGIYNWMNRKLKRLKQEQRMLEEEERQDSTPTDGIEAEALGLMSNPDGDVDMQCDQTKSLSPQLTDELTLATALSMPIVQWNDPE from the exons ATGGACGAAGGCTCAAGCATTATGGTCAAGAGCGTGTTTGAGGCTACACTTTATGACGTAAACACACTGATACAAAACATGCAAACCAAGACAGAAGGAGCGCAGGGTCCTTGCTACGAGAATTTGGCCGAGGAGTggtgcaaaatgaaattctcgaaaattttcaacagacACAATCCAGAGGAAATCATCGAGTTCACCCCTTTGACGTTCCTGGCCGCTAAAGTCAACCTACTTCCCCCGATTGAAATCAAGAGACGTTTGTATGGCCTCCTTGTCCTCTACGGGCTCTATTCTAAACAACCGTGCCTCAAAGTGTGCCGG aTTCCAGTGGCCCACAAAGAGTGGAACCATCTGACGAGTCTCTTCGAATACTGCGCTTCTAATAACTACAAAGAgcattgctttatttttgaGTCACTGTGGAGCCAACATGCTTTTGAGTTTGTATTCAGCCCAGTGGACCTTTCATTTTTGGTCAGCCAGCGCGAACCTTTAGATGATCTGCGCGCTGTGGCTTCGGAAGCCATTTTGCCAGAGTCAGAAGCAGAAGCTCTGTCCAAAGATGCATGCCAATTGGCCAAGGAAGTGGACCTGACCaag GTCGCAGACTACCAAAAGCAATACAATGAAATTGTATCAGGCATCAGTGGGTTGGATGGCAGCGACGTGGCAAATAGGCTGCAAGGAATTTTGGACATTATTCCAAAGAAACCTCCGAAGTACATCAAGTTTGTGAATTCAAACCTTCAGAAAATTGACCAGGAGCAGAGCACAAGCAGAGAAATCAGCATTGGCGAGCGCAGAAGAAGTCTTATTGGTCGATCACTGACCAAAATCGAGCCTTCTTATGATGAACCAGCGCCTTCAAAAGCAAGAAGGGAAGTGGACCCAAATTACGACTTCATTCAAACTCTAAACGGAAAAGGCATATACAATTGGATGAATAGAAAACTGAAACGCTTGAAACAGGAACAGAGAATGCtggaagaagaagaaaggcAGGACTCCACTCCTACTGATGGCATTGAAGCAGAGGCACTTGGTTTAATGAGCAATCCTGATGGAGATGTGGACATGCAGTGTGATCAGACTAAATCCCTTTCTCCACAATTGACAGATGAACTTACACTTGCGACAGCATTGAGCATGCCTATTGTACAATGGAATGATCCAGAATAA
- the LOC135934567 gene encoding uncharacterized protein LOC135934567, producing the protein MSEELPQCLRQFYDGRKEQTYPSKDLPQPPPWLNPQLFTRGQKFAQDHFYALAYSDIVSLIALFSLKDSLGPLIFTGNSSCVFSSFKRYVSTALRVLSWYEGDVFDPNSTAGKNILRVRNMHRLVIERLKATESDVLAERTNIVRPLESLASVVRQDMNLVQGVDDEGHSVGTLPLNQWHSGITQFMFIGMVVTNPEKLGIVFYTEEDLEALVHLWAVLGYMIGIKDEYNLCIDGLSSFRERGIALRKACILPSLKNVDGQWEHMSRCMAQGTGLYMPSVTFEGLLLYLFFVLDLPIVNLWNVIGWKHKILFSVSKFFLTIAIYTPGFRSLYNTITRKGLSVAEKAEPNWMVQVREKASLYHENFEYMK; encoded by the exons ATGTCGGAGGAGTTGCCTCAATGCTTGAGGCAGTTCTACGATGGAAGGAAGGAACAAACATATCCTTCCAAAGACCTGCCGCAGCCTCCCCCTTGGCTCAACCCCCAACTTTTTACACGCGGCCAAAAGTTTGCACAAGACCACTTCTATGCACTCGCTTACTCGGATATTGTATCTTTGATTGCCTTGTTTTCATTGAAAGATAGTCTGGGCCCTCTTATTTTTACTGGCAACTCGTCCTGCGTTTTCTCCTCTTTCAAACGGTACGTTTCGACTGCCCTTCGTGTTCTCTCCTGGTATGAGGGAGACGTATTCGACCCCAATTCGACGGCGGGAAAGAATATATTGAGAGTGCGTAACATGCACAGGCTCGTGATAGAAAGGCTGAAAGCAACTGAATCAGATGTATTGGCTGAAAGGACAAATATTGTGAGGCCACTGGAGAGTTTGGCTTCTGTTGTAAGACAGGACATGAACCTAGTGCAAGGAGTGGATGACGAGGGACACAGCGTTGGCACTCTTCCTCTCAACCAGTGGCACTCAGGAATTACCCAGTTTAT GTTCATAGGCATGGTCGTCACgaaccctgaaaaattaggaaTAGTATTCTACACCGAAGAAGACCTTGAGGCCCTTGTGCACTTGTGGGCAGTGCTGGGCTACATGATAGGCATCAAAGATGAGTACAACCTGTGTATTGATGGACTATCAAGTTTCCGAGAAAGGGGCATCGCTCTGCGCAAGGCTTGCATTTTGCCAAGTCTTAAGAACGTGGATGGGCAATGGGAGCACATGTCCAGATGCATGGCGCAAGGAACGGGTTTGTACATGCCAAGTGTAACATTTGAAGGCCTGTTATTGtacttattttttgtgcttgaTCTGCCAATTGTTAATTTATGGAACGTTATTGGATGGAAACACAAGATTTTGTTTtcggtttcaaaattttttcttacaatcGCCATTTACACTCCGGGATTTAGGTCACTATACAACACTATAACTCGAAAGGGGCTCAGCGTTGCTGAGAAGGCGGAGCCAAACTGGATGGTCCAAGTCAGGGAAAAGGCTTCTTTGTaccatgaaaattttgaatacatGAAGTGA
- the barc gene encoding 17S U2 SnRNP complex component HTATSF1 isoform X2, with translation MDGKDYEFDGETYVYTDKESGVRYRWNQAENKWMNAEGSSCQDKTAAGSIVSNTGPEGDPVSQQNYRYEDGVAIYTDPKDGTEYEWDKLKNSWMPRVDEVFIARYQLNYGFTEESKRSLSEIRQAEAEAAAKKEKEMHELKELKAQKRAAQAQEEPKWFDQDQKTNTKVYVSGLPCDITEQEYVDFMQKCGIITKDIDTGKLKIKLYSDDEGNLKGDGLCTYIKVESVDLACKLLDGSDLRGHKVRVEPAKFQMKGSFNPGLKPKKRKKKDKEKLKKMQDKLLAWRPDKLRGERERHERVVVVKNLFEPSIFDKEVALILEYQEDLREECKKCGDVRKVIIYDRHPEGVAQIFFREAEEADQCVQLLNNRWFGQRKITAENWDGKSRYRVGETDAEVQQRLQNWDKFLESAEGERKQGESASEAVAEQPSIEKGTAADDSDADSGADTEGEEMA, from the exons ATGGACGGGAAAGATTATGAATTCGACGGTGAAACGTACGTTTATACGGACAAGGAAAGCGGCGTCCGGTACAGATGGAATCAAGCCGAAAACAAGTGGATGAATGCCGAAGGAAGCAGCTGCCAAGACAAGACTGCAGCCGGCTCCATTGTTTCAAACACCGGACCTGAAGGCGATCCTGTTTCTCAGCAAAATTATCGCTACGAGGACGGGGTTGCAATTTACACCGACCCTAAAGATGGAACGGAGTATGAATGGGACAAGTTAAAAAACTCTTGGATGCCCAGG GTGGATGAAGTATTCATTGCTCGCTATCAGCTAAATTATGGATTTACTGAGGAGTCAAAACGTTCACTGAGTGAAATTCGTCAGGCAGAAGCTGAAGCTGCtgctaaaaaagaaaaggaaatgcatGAGCTTAAAGAGTTAAAGGCACAAAAAAGGGCTGCTCAAGCACAA gAGGAGCCAAAGTGGTTTGATCAAGACCAAAAAACTAATACCAAGGTCTATGTGTCGGGCTTGCCTTGTGACATTACTGAGCAGGAGTATGTTGATTTCATGCAGAAATGTGGTATCATCACCAAAGACATTGATACCGGCAAGTTAAAGATCAAACTCTATTCAGATGATGAAGGGAATTTGAAGGGAGATGGCTTGTGCACTTATATCAAG GTGGAGTCTGTCGACCTTGCTTGTAAGCTGCTGGACGGCTCCGACCTCAGGGGTCACAAGGTGCGAGTGGAGCCAGCCAAATTCCAGATGAAAGGATCCTTCAATCCTGGACTCAAGCCGAAAAAGCGCAAGAAGAAGGACAAGGAGAAACTTAAGAAAATGCAGGACAA ACTGCTTGCTTGGCGCCCTGATAAACTGCGAGGAGAGCGCGAGCGTCACGAAAGGGTTGTGGTAGTGAAAAACTTGTTTGAGCCAAGCATATTCGATAAGGAAGTGGCGCTCATCCTAGAGTACCAAGAGGATCTCCGAGAGGAGTGCAAAAAGTGCGGCGACGTGCGAAAAGTCATTATTTACGAT AGGCATCCTGAAGGCGTCGCGCAGATATTCTTCAGAGAAGCTGAGGAGGCTGATCAGTGTGTGCAGCTTTTAAACAACCGATGGTTCggccaaagaaaaattactgcCGAAAATTGGGATGGCAAAAGCCGATAcag GGTGGGAGAAACGGATGCTGAAGTGCAGCAACGATTGCAGAACTGGGACAAATTTCTGGAATCTGCAGAAGGAGAGAGGAAGCAGGGTGAGAGCGCTAGCGAAGCTGTCGCTGAGCAGCCAAGCATCGAAAAGGGTACAGCAGCAGATGACAGTGATGCCGACAGTGGTGCGGACACAGAAGGAGAGGAAATggcttaa
- the barc gene encoding 17S U2 SnRNP complex component HTATSF1 isoform X1 has product MDGKDYEFDGETYVYTDKESGVRYRWNQAENKWMNAEGSSCQDKTAAGSIVSNTGPEGDPVSQQNYRYEDGVAIYTDPKDGTEYEWDKLKNSWMPRVDEVFIARYQLNYGFTEESKRSLSEIRQAEAEAAAKKEKEMHELKELKAQKRAAQAQVNILLTIMFVLDYIIITIIKLQEEPKWFDQDQKTNTKVYVSGLPCDITEQEYVDFMQKCGIITKDIDTGKLKIKLYSDDEGNLKGDGLCTYIKVESVDLACKLLDGSDLRGHKVRVEPAKFQMKGSFNPGLKPKKRKKKDKEKLKKMQDKLLAWRPDKLRGERERHERVVVVKNLFEPSIFDKEVALILEYQEDLREECKKCGDVRKVIIYDRHPEGVAQIFFREAEEADQCVQLLNNRWFGQRKITAENWDGKSRYRVGETDAEVQQRLQNWDKFLESAEGERKQGESASEAVAEQPSIEKGTAADDSDADSGADTEGEEMA; this is encoded by the exons ATGGACGGGAAAGATTATGAATTCGACGGTGAAACGTACGTTTATACGGACAAGGAAAGCGGCGTCCGGTACAGATGGAATCAAGCCGAAAACAAGTGGATGAATGCCGAAGGAAGCAGCTGCCAAGACAAGACTGCAGCCGGCTCCATTGTTTCAAACACCGGACCTGAAGGCGATCCTGTTTCTCAGCAAAATTATCGCTACGAGGACGGGGTTGCAATTTACACCGACCCTAAAGATGGAACGGAGTATGAATGGGACAAGTTAAAAAACTCTTGGATGCCCAGG GTGGATGAAGTATTCATTGCTCGCTATCAGCTAAATTATGGATTTACTGAGGAGTCAAAACGTTCACTGAGTGAAATTCGTCAGGCAGAAGCTGAAGCTGCtgctaaaaaagaaaaggaaatgcatGAGCTTAAAGAGTTAAAGGCACAAAAAAGGGCTGCTCAAGCACAAGTAAATATTCTGTTAACAATTATGTTTGTTTTggattatattataataacaattattaaattacaggAGGAGCCAAAGTGGTTTGATCAAGACCAAAAAACTAATACCAAGGTCTATGTGTCGGGCTTGCCTTGTGACATTACTGAGCAGGAGTATGTTGATTTCATGCAGAAATGTGGTATCATCACCAAAGACATTGATACCGGCAAGTTAAAGATCAAACTCTATTCAGATGATGAAGGGAATTTGAAGGGAGATGGCTTGTGCACTTATATCAAG GTGGAGTCTGTCGACCTTGCTTGTAAGCTGCTGGACGGCTCCGACCTCAGGGGTCACAAGGTGCGAGTGGAGCCAGCCAAATTCCAGATGAAAGGATCCTTCAATCCTGGACTCAAGCCGAAAAAGCGCAAGAAGAAGGACAAGGAGAAACTTAAGAAAATGCAGGACAA ACTGCTTGCTTGGCGCCCTGATAAACTGCGAGGAGAGCGCGAGCGTCACGAAAGGGTTGTGGTAGTGAAAAACTTGTTTGAGCCAAGCATATTCGATAAGGAAGTGGCGCTCATCCTAGAGTACCAAGAGGATCTCCGAGAGGAGTGCAAAAAGTGCGGCGACGTGCGAAAAGTCATTATTTACGAT AGGCATCCTGAAGGCGTCGCGCAGATATTCTTCAGAGAAGCTGAGGAGGCTGATCAGTGTGTGCAGCTTTTAAACAACCGATGGTTCggccaaagaaaaattactgcCGAAAATTGGGATGGCAAAAGCCGATAcag GGTGGGAGAAACGGATGCTGAAGTGCAGCAACGATTGCAGAACTGGGACAAATTTCTGGAATCTGCAGAAGGAGAGAGGAAGCAGGGTGAGAGCGCTAGCGAAGCTGTCGCTGAGCAGCCAAGCATCGAAAAGGGTACAGCAGCAGATGACAGTGATGCCGACAGTGGTGCGGACACAGAAGGAGAGGAAATggcttaa
- the LOC135934583 gene encoding C-type lectin domain family 10 member A-like: MQTKGLLLFSFLLLVIVQLCLADVDDDRQRGEIERNRRRRKEELRAQRRLQKEQRLEKIKKRRDHQSQNEHGLLQQYEAPPPVHNRHRDRTEQANLRAQRMERRRLRQENELKRSGNGRRRNMNRILKSHEPNRKNGTRHNYVCPPDFVKLGNSCYLLSKQILSWQDAHYYCRDMNSHLASLETAWEDSTLRNYLDRSELARLERWIGGRFNWEINRWIWGSSGKKMGYKGFSKRSPNEDMTWHCVFMDPVRHYRWTHKTCFEALHFVCEAPLHKEEPPKDKNEI; this comes from the exons ATGCAGACCAAGGGACTGCTTCTCTTCAGCTTTTTGCTCCTCGTCATCGTCCAGCTTTGTCTTGCCGATG TTGACGATGACAGACAAAGAGGAGAGATCGAACGCAACCGGCGGCGACGCAAGGAAGAGTTGAGGGCCCAGAGAAGGCTGCAGAAGGAGCAGCGgctggagaaaataaaaaaacgccgTGACCACCAATCGCAGAACGAACATGGCTTGCTACAACAGTACGAGGCGCCGCCACCTGTGCACAATAGACACAGGGACAGGACGGAGCAGGCGAATCTGAGGGCCCAGAGAATGGAGCGACGCAGGCTGAGGCAGGAGAATGAGCTCAAACGATCTGGCAACGGCAGAAGGAGGAACATGAACAGAATTCTTAAGAGTCATGAGCCAAACAGGAAAAATGGAACTAG GCACAACTACGTCTGCCCCCCTGACTTTGTCAAGCTTGGCAACTCTTGCTACCTCTTGAGCAAACAGATTCTTTCCTGGCAAGACGCTCACTATTACTGCCGAGACATGAACAGCCATTTGGCATCTCTGGAGACAGCTTGGGAAGACAGCACCCTCCGAAACTATCTCGACAGAAGTGAACTTG ctcgtcTGGAGAGATGGATTGGAGGCAGATTCAACTGGGAAATAAATAGGTGGATTTGGGGCTCGTCGGGCAAGAAGATGGGCTACAAGGGCTTTTCAAAGCGCAGTCCGAACGAGGACATGACCTGGCACTGCGTCTTTATGGACCCTGTTCGTCACTACCGCTGGACCCACAAAACCTGCTTTGAGGCCCTGCACTTTGTTTGCGAAGCTCCCTTGCATAAGGAGGAGCCACCCAAGGACAAGAACGAGATCTGA
- the Pus7 gene encoding pseudouridylate synthase 7 homolog isoform X1: MSNRRGKFHQKRKIEHQNLGHSNKRPKGEEHAQLKLKEVDVGVTEYVSDCPGFSGIIKQRFSDFLVNEIDLDDQEIHLTDTNPTILDEPFDQSDFVSNDDFTDVISKDDWEALKTLADTKSGSVDIDVSTKSKDERRQIHESIKKVYKNELTANTKDMGDKKFITVIFKTDTRRTYYNNKNRYVHFTLYKENTDTMEAANLIARNLHLRPGSINFAGTKDKRAKTCQKMSVMNVKPSRIFNAVKSLRGMKVDGFKFCTKPLQLGMLNGNRFQIVLRNVSASDEQIEPVMNSLLENGFLNYFGLQRFGTQSVPTYQVGKALVTGNWQEAVDLILKPRDGFDYPDMAKAREIWLETKDADAAFQQLTRKTSVEAQLLRGLKENHKNDLVNALESIPRNTRLLYLHSYQSYIWNHVLSRRIKEYGFKPVVGDLVLANGSKIEESECDLTEECPKQEPSKLPNVLPITADDLEKHSIFDVVLPLPGFNVKYPENKCLEWFNELFEKDGLTIDSMKQNVRKYSMGGAYRKVACLPKNVSWKVVQYDNVAEPLVLSDLDILDKKEIVKCSEGKYKALVLDFCLPSSVYATMALREVLKMDTSTHSQKALNPLEDKDSAVAAAAKDDGESFGDDHLSVEGVKLPPQLL, from the exons ATGAGCAacagaagaggaaaatttcaccaaaagagaaaaatcgaaCATCAAAACCTTGGTCATTCAAATAAAAGGCCCAAAGGTGAAGAGCATGCTCAACTCAAATTGAAAGAGGTGGATGTTGGAGTGACTGAATACGTCAGTGATTGCCCTGGATTTTCTGGAATCATCAAACAGCG TTTTTCTGACTTTCTAGTCAACGAAATTGATTTGGATGATCAAGAGATACATCTGACTGACACGAACCCAACAATTCTAGATG aaccATTTGATCAGTCAGACTTCGTTAGCAATGACGATTTCACAGATGTCATTTCTAAAGATGATTGGGAAGCTCTCAAAACATTAGCAGATACTAAGAGTGGTTCAGTTGACATAGAT GTCTCTACAAAAAGCAAAGATGAGAGGAGGCAAATCCATGAATCAATCAAGAAGGTTTACAAAAATGAGCTAACTGCCAATACAAAAGACATgggtgacaaaaaatttatcacagtgatatttaaaacag ACACCAGGAGGACTTATTACAATAACAAGAATCGTTATGTGCATTTCACACTCTACAAAGAGAACACCGACACCATGGAAGCTGCTAATCTGATCGCACGGAATCTaca TCTGCGTCCTggctcaataaattttgctggcACCAAGGACAAGCGAGCAAAGACTTGTCAAAAGATGAGCGTGATGAATGTGAAGCCCAGCAGAATATTTAATGCTGTCAAATCTCTGAGAGGCATGAAAGTCGATGGGTTCAAGTTCTGTACAAAACCTCTGCAGCTGGGAATGTTGAATGGAAACAGATTCCAAATCGTTCTcag gAACGTTTCTGCTTCTGATGAGCAAATTGAGCCGGTTATGAATTCTTTGCTAGAAAATGGATTCCTGAACTACTTTGGACTGCAAAGATTCGGAACTCAATCAGTTCCAACCTATCAAGTTGGAAAAGCTCTTGTTACTGGAAATTGGCAAGAg GCGGTTGATTTGATTCTGAAGCCAAGAGATGGCTTTGATTATCCAGACATGGCAAAAGCCCGAGAAATATGGCTGGAAACAAAAGACGCTGACGCTGCATTTCAACAATTGACGAGAAAAACGTCTGTTGAAGCTCAGCTCTTGAGAGGCCTGAAAGAAAACCACAAGAATGACTTGGTCAATGCTCTAGAGTCG ATTCCAAGAAATACTCGACTCCTTTACTTGCACTCTTACCAGAGCTACATTTGGAATCACGTTCTCTCAAGAAGGATCAAGGAGTATGGCTTCAAGCCAGTAGTAGGAGACCTTGTGCTTGCCAATGGAAGCAAGATAGAAGAGAGTGAATGCGACCTAACTG AAGAATGTCCAAAACAGGAGCCATCAAAACTGCCAAACGTGCTTCCAATTACAGCTGATGATTTGGAAAAGCATTCCATCTTTGATGTTGTCCTTCCTTTGCCAGGCTTCAATGTCAAATATCCAGAAAACAAGTGTTTAGAGTGGTTCAATGAACTGTTTGAAAAAGATGGTTTGACAATTGATTCGATGAAGCAAAATGTCAG AAAGTACAGCATGGGTGGTGCTTATCGGAAAGTGGCATGTTTGCCAAAGAATGTGAGCTGGAAAGTAGTGCAGTATGACAATGTAGCTGAGCCACTTGTGCTCTCTGATCTGGATATACTTGACAAAAAGGAAATAGTGAAATGTTCag AGGGGAAATACAAAGCACTTGTGTTGGACTTCTGCTTGCCATCTTCCGTTTATGCTACAATGGCTCTGAGGGAGGTGTTGAAAATGGACACAAGCACACACAGCCAGAAAGCTCTGAACCCTCTAGAAGACAAGGAttctgctgttgctgctgcggcCAAGGACGATGGAGAGAG CTTTGGTGATGATCATCTCAGTGTCGAGGGCGTGAAACTTCCTCCACAACTCCTTTGA
- the Pus7 gene encoding pseudouridylate synthase 7 homolog isoform X2 produces the protein MSNRRGKFHQKRKIEHQNLGHSNKRPKGEEHAQLKLKEVDVGVTEYVSDCPGFSGIIKQRFSDFLVNEIDLDDQEIHLTDTNPTILDEPFDQSDFVSNDDFTDVISKDDWEALKTLADTKSGSVDIDVSTKSKDERRQIHESIKKVYKNELTANTKDMGDKKFITVIFKTDTRRTYYNNKNRYVHFTLYKENTDTMEAANLIARNLHLRPGSINFAGTKDKRAKTCQKMSVMNVKPSRIFNAVKSLRGMKVDGFKFCTKPLQLGMLNGNRFQIVLRNVSASDEQIEPVMNSLLENGFLNYFGLQRFGTQSVPTYQVGKALVTGNWQEAVDLILKPRDGFDYPDMAKAREIWLETKDADAAFQQLTRKTSVEAQLLRGLKENHKNDLVNALESIPRNTRLLYLHSYQSYIWNHVLSRRIKEYGFKPVVGDLVLANGSKIEESECDLTECPKQEPSKLPNVLPITADDLEKHSIFDVVLPLPGFNVKYPENKCLEWFNELFEKDGLTIDSMKQNVRKYSMGGAYRKVACLPKNVSWKVVQYDNVAEPLVLSDLDILDKKEIVKCSEGKYKALVLDFCLPSSVYATMALREVLKMDTSTHSQKALNPLEDKDSAVAAAAKDDGESFGDDHLSVEGVKLPPQLL, from the exons ATGAGCAacagaagaggaaaatttcaccaaaagagaaaaatcgaaCATCAAAACCTTGGTCATTCAAATAAAAGGCCCAAAGGTGAAGAGCATGCTCAACTCAAATTGAAAGAGGTGGATGTTGGAGTGACTGAATACGTCAGTGATTGCCCTGGATTTTCTGGAATCATCAAACAGCG TTTTTCTGACTTTCTAGTCAACGAAATTGATTTGGATGATCAAGAGATACATCTGACTGACACGAACCCAACAATTCTAGATG aaccATTTGATCAGTCAGACTTCGTTAGCAATGACGATTTCACAGATGTCATTTCTAAAGATGATTGGGAAGCTCTCAAAACATTAGCAGATACTAAGAGTGGTTCAGTTGACATAGAT GTCTCTACAAAAAGCAAAGATGAGAGGAGGCAAATCCATGAATCAATCAAGAAGGTTTACAAAAATGAGCTAACTGCCAATACAAAAGACATgggtgacaaaaaatttatcacagtgatatttaaaacag ACACCAGGAGGACTTATTACAATAACAAGAATCGTTATGTGCATTTCACACTCTACAAAGAGAACACCGACACCATGGAAGCTGCTAATCTGATCGCACGGAATCTaca TCTGCGTCCTggctcaataaattttgctggcACCAAGGACAAGCGAGCAAAGACTTGTCAAAAGATGAGCGTGATGAATGTGAAGCCCAGCAGAATATTTAATGCTGTCAAATCTCTGAGAGGCATGAAAGTCGATGGGTTCAAGTTCTGTACAAAACCTCTGCAGCTGGGAATGTTGAATGGAAACAGATTCCAAATCGTTCTcag gAACGTTTCTGCTTCTGATGAGCAAATTGAGCCGGTTATGAATTCTTTGCTAGAAAATGGATTCCTGAACTACTTTGGACTGCAAAGATTCGGAACTCAATCAGTTCCAACCTATCAAGTTGGAAAAGCTCTTGTTACTGGAAATTGGCAAGAg GCGGTTGATTTGATTCTGAAGCCAAGAGATGGCTTTGATTATCCAGACATGGCAAAAGCCCGAGAAATATGGCTGGAAACAAAAGACGCTGACGCTGCATTTCAACAATTGACGAGAAAAACGTCTGTTGAAGCTCAGCTCTTGAGAGGCCTGAAAGAAAACCACAAGAATGACTTGGTCAATGCTCTAGAGTCG ATTCCAAGAAATACTCGACTCCTTTACTTGCACTCTTACCAGAGCTACATTTGGAATCACGTTCTCTCAAGAAGGATCAAGGAGTATGGCTTCAAGCCAGTAGTAGGAGACCTTGTGCTTGCCAATGGAAGCAAGATAGAAGAGAGTGAATGCGACCTAACTG AATGTCCAAAACAGGAGCCATCAAAACTGCCAAACGTGCTTCCAATTACAGCTGATGATTTGGAAAAGCATTCCATCTTTGATGTTGTCCTTCCTTTGCCAGGCTTCAATGTCAAATATCCAGAAAACAAGTGTTTAGAGTGGTTCAATGAACTGTTTGAAAAAGATGGTTTGACAATTGATTCGATGAAGCAAAATGTCAG AAAGTACAGCATGGGTGGTGCTTATCGGAAAGTGGCATGTTTGCCAAAGAATGTGAGCTGGAAAGTAGTGCAGTATGACAATGTAGCTGAGCCACTTGTGCTCTCTGATCTGGATATACTTGACAAAAAGGAAATAGTGAAATGTTCag AGGGGAAATACAAAGCACTTGTGTTGGACTTCTGCTTGCCATCTTCCGTTTATGCTACAATGGCTCTGAGGGAGGTGTTGAAAATGGACACAAGCACACACAGCCAGAAAGCTCTGAACCCTCTAGAAGACAAGGAttctgctgttgctgctgcggcCAAGGACGATGGAGAGAG CTTTGGTGATGATCATCTCAGTGTCGAGGGCGTGAAACTTCCTCCACAACTCCTTTGA